In Halobaculum sp. XH14, a single genomic region encodes these proteins:
- a CDS encoding DUF7537 family lipoprotein, which yields MGRTPAVAVALLLVLSGCSGVVGPDDGGARTVAPALQGTPSPTASPTPTRDYPPGVSGDGVNVETLAAAHEGALRDDSVTVRTNRTVRAADGTVLATSRTVTRSSGPRLRYSFRTTGERFDGDAAPRTLTLWTNGDETAVRRARANGTVRYSYAASGPPVFAPTDETGESLLFPRLDGWNLSVTGQERRGTELVTVLDGTGPPANGTGLTAGRNATAVVSVAPSGVVRSYVIVSEVTVGEGTARQVLTFRVTDVGNTTAPRPAWATRAGGNRSGSAAGTPSSPTRTAAPSPTATAAPAD from the coding sequence ATGGGCCGCACGCCCGCGGTCGCGGTCGCGTTGCTGCTGGTTCTGTCGGGCTGTAGCGGCGTCGTCGGCCCGGACGACGGCGGCGCGCGAACCGTCGCGCCCGCCCTGCAGGGGACGCCGTCGCCGACGGCGTCGCCCACGCCGACCCGGGACTACCCCCCGGGCGTGTCGGGCGACGGCGTGAACGTGGAGACGCTGGCGGCCGCCCACGAGGGCGCGCTCCGGGACGACTCGGTCACGGTCCGGACGAACCGGACGGTGCGGGCGGCCGACGGGACCGTCCTCGCGACCTCGCGGACGGTGACCCGGAGTTCCGGCCCTCGACTCCGCTACTCCTTCCGGACGACCGGCGAGCGGTTCGACGGCGACGCGGCTCCCCGGACGCTCACCCTGTGGACGAACGGCGACGAGACCGCGGTCCGCCGGGCCCGGGCGAACGGGACGGTCCGGTACTCGTACGCGGCGAGCGGACCGCCCGTGTTCGCGCCGACCGACGAGACCGGCGAGAGCCTGCTGTTCCCGCGACTCGACGGCTGGAACCTCTCGGTCACCGGGCAGGAGCGCCGGGGGACCGAACTGGTGACCGTGCTCGACGGCACGGGTCCGCCGGCGAACGGGACCGGGCTGACGGCGGGCCGGAACGCGACCGCCGTCGTCTCTGTCGCGCCCTCGGGCGTCGTTCGCTCCTACGTCATCGTCTCCGAGGTGACCGTGGGCGAGGGGACGGCCCGGCAGGTCCTGACGTTCCGCGTGACCGACGTCGGGAACACGACGGCGCCGCGGCCGGCGTGGGCGACCCGGGCGGGCGGGAACCGGAGCGGGTCCGCGGCGGGGACCCCGTCGTCGCCGACGCGGACGGCGGCCCCGTCACCGACAGCGACGGCGGCCCCGGCGGATTAG
- a CDS encoding tyrosine-type recombinase/integrase, whose amino-acid sequence MASGKYDVLLDADEWERRVFENKHKCINDWLRSKDSTNKSSSRRTLNSYSRTAARFFHEFFPEVHPSDVTVGDVEEYVLDLNDRDVAQNTKRRYIESLSAFYTWAMKRPRFEDITGNPAAVVLEEIPKKKRPRPETATWENGREIIRNIPDPRDKAAAILMAKTGARVREVLTVKEEDLMLEDGFIRFTDRKGGHETVNPLDGESIQAIRRLQAVSSDDSVYLFTGIHGGRVKRERIRREIRRAAVKAGVMEHEEEDRWHHKFTPHYYRTIFTSLMRNNGMPDHFTRYLRGDGDREVMDLYTKIPRDQVRDEYLDLIKPLNLYARTDGGENHS is encoded by the coding sequence ATGGCCTCTGGCAAGTACGATGTCCTGCTGGACGCAGATGAGTGGGAGAGGAGGGTCTTCGAGAACAAGCACAAGTGCATCAATGACTGGCTTCGCAGCAAAGACTCTACGAACAAGTCGAGTTCACGTCGAACGCTGAACTCGTATAGCAGGACTGCGGCCAGGTTCTTCCACGAGTTCTTCCCGGAGGTGCATCCTTCCGATGTGACGGTTGGGGACGTCGAGGAATACGTTCTGGACTTGAACGATAGGGATGTAGCGCAGAACACGAAGAGGAGGTACATCGAATCGTTGTCTGCGTTCTATACCTGGGCGATGAAGCGGCCACGGTTCGAAGATATCACAGGTAATCCTGCAGCTGTGGTGTTAGAGGAGATTCCGAAGAAGAAACGGCCTCGTCCGGAGACCGCGACATGGGAGAACGGCCGTGAGATTATCCGGAATATCCCTGATCCCAGGGACAAGGCTGCGGCTATCCTGATGGCGAAGACCGGTGCCCGTGTCCGTGAAGTCCTGACTGTGAAGGAAGAGGACTTGATGCTTGAAGACGGGTTCATACGGTTCACCGACAGGAAGGGCGGTCATGAAACCGTAAATCCGTTAGACGGTGAAAGCATTCAGGCCATCCGCCGGTTGCAAGCGGTCTCCTCGGATGACTCGGTGTACCTGTTCACAGGTATCCACGGAGGCAGGGTGAAACGAGAACGGATTAGACGTGAGATACGCCGAGCAGCAGTGAAAGCGGGAGTCATGGAGCATGAGGAGGAGGATCGGTGGCACCACAAGTTCACGCCGCACTACTACAGGACGATCTTCACGTCCTTAATGCGGAATAACGGGATGCCGGACCATTTCACCCGGTATCTCCGTGGCGACGGTGACCGGGAAGTCATGGATCTGTATACGAAGATTCCCAGGGACCAAGTCCGGGACGAATACTTGGATCTCATCAAACCACTCAACCTGTACGCCAGGACTGACGGAGGTGAGAATCACAGCTGA
- a CDS encoding translation initiation factor IF-2 subunit beta: MNYDSALDRAYESLPESPAEGGDRLDVPDPEGQTDGAFTRLTNLDAIADALSRDAEHVHRSIQRDLGTNGQFENGVARYNGSFSVADFEAAIDEYVAEFVTCSECGLPDTVLKTEDGIDMLRCQACGAFRPVEKRSGSASRQAAGPDIEEGKTYELKITGTGRKGDGVAEKGKFTVFVSGAQEGDVVNAYVHNVSGTLAFARPA; encoded by the coding sequence ATGAACTACGATTCTGCGCTCGACCGAGCCTACGAGTCGCTGCCCGAATCGCCCGCCGAGGGCGGGGACCGGCTCGACGTGCCGGATCCCGAGGGCCAGACGGACGGGGCGTTCACCCGCCTCACCAACCTCGACGCCATCGCCGACGCGCTCTCGCGTGACGCCGAGCACGTCCACCGCTCCATCCAGCGCGACCTGGGGACGAACGGCCAGTTCGAGAACGGCGTCGCCCGCTACAACGGCTCGTTCTCGGTCGCCGACTTCGAGGCCGCCATCGACGAGTACGTCGCCGAGTTCGTCACCTGCTCGGAGTGTGGCCTGCCCGACACCGTGCTCAAGACCGAGGACGGCATCGACATGCTCCGCTGTCAGGCCTGTGGCGCGTTCCGGCCGGTCGAGAAGCGCTCCGGGTCGGCGTCGCGCCAGGCGGCCGGCCCCGACATCGAGGAGGGGAAGACGTACGAACTGAAGATCACCGGCACCGGGCGGAAGGGCGACGGCGTCGCGGAGAAGGGGAAGTTCACCGTGTTCGTCTCGGGCGCACAGGAGGGCGACGTGGTGAACGCCTACGTCCACAACGTCTCGGGCACGCTCGCGTTCGCTCGACCGGCCTGA
- a CDS encoding HAD family hydrolase, producing the protein MVYDAVVFDNDGVLVGRTSYDVLHEAAWDAFDALSVADPDPDHVESMVVGVTPEGVESVCSAYDLSPAEFWTARDRTAFEAQRREVRAGRKSLYDDVDVLRDIAAPLGIVSSNQQETVDFMLDHFGVSDLFGAAYGREPTLESLTRKKPNSHYIDRALGDLDAETALFVGDNESDLRAADNAGIDSAFIRRPHREEYDLSVTPTYDVQDLHDVAALCR; encoded by the coding sequence ATGGTGTACGATGCGGTCGTGTTCGACAACGACGGCGTGCTCGTCGGGCGGACGAGCTACGACGTGCTCCACGAGGCCGCGTGGGACGCCTTCGACGCCCTCTCGGTCGCGGACCCGGACCCCGACCACGTCGAGTCGATGGTCGTCGGCGTCACCCCCGAGGGGGTCGAGTCCGTCTGTTCGGCCTACGACCTCTCGCCCGCGGAGTTCTGGACGGCCCGCGACCGCACCGCGTTCGAGGCCCAGCGCCGCGAGGTCCGGGCGGGCCGGAAGTCGCTGTACGACGACGTCGACGTGCTCCGCGACATCGCCGCGCCGCTGGGCATCGTCTCGTCGAACCAGCAGGAGACGGTCGATTTCATGCTGGACCACTTCGGCGTCTCGGACCTGTTCGGTGCGGCCTACGGCCGTGAGCCGACCCTGGAGAGCCTGACCCGCAAGAAGCCGAACAGCCACTACATCGACCGCGCGCTGGGGGACCTGGACGCGGAGACGGCCCTGTTCGTCGGCGACAACGAGTCGGACCTGCGGGCGGCCGACAACGCCGGGATCGACTCGGCGTTCATCCGCCGCCCGCACCGCGAGGAGTACGACCTGTCGGTCACGCCGACCTACGACGTGCAGGACCTCCACGACGTCGCCGCGCTCTGTCGGTGA
- a CDS encoding class I SAM-dependent methyltransferase yields the protein MNSHEVRRQWADRSGEYSPAYYAHYGPDGSSESVRATLARFLDRDASILELGCSSGRHLSHLYDHGFENLTGIEVNDAAFEVMRETYPEVAAAGTFFPEAIEDVVGEFEDGRFDAVYSVETLQHIHPDAEWVFAELARITDDLVVTVENEGDRERDGNGDPEVNYVNDEFPLYYRDWNRVFTDLGLVEVDVSQGSRDTARTFRQSRD from the coding sequence GTGAATTCTCACGAGGTCCGTCGCCAGTGGGCCGACCGGTCCGGCGAGTACTCGCCGGCGTACTACGCTCACTACGGGCCGGACGGCTCGAGCGAGTCGGTTCGGGCGACGCTCGCTCGGTTCCTGGACCGGGACGCGTCGATCCTCGAACTCGGCTGCAGTTCCGGCCGTCACCTCTCGCACCTGTACGACCACGGGTTCGAGAACCTGACCGGAATCGAGGTCAACGACGCCGCCTTCGAGGTGATGCGGGAGACCTACCCGGAGGTCGCCGCGGCGGGGACGTTCTTCCCGGAAGCCATCGAGGACGTCGTCGGCGAGTTCGAGGACGGGCGGTTCGACGCCGTCTACTCCGTGGAGACGCTCCAGCACATCCACCCGGACGCCGAGTGGGTGTTCGCGGAACTGGCCCGGATCACCGACGACCTCGTCGTCACGGTCGAAAACGAGGGCGACCGCGAGCGAGACGGGAACGGCGACCCCGAGGTGAACTACGTCAACGACGAGTTCCCCCTGTACTACCGCGACTGGAACCGCGTCTTCACCGACCTGGGCCTCGTCGAGGTCGACGTCTCGCAGGGGTCGAGAGACACCGCCCGGACGTTCCGGCAGTCGCGGGACTGA
- the tmk gene encoding dTMP kinase: MLITLEGLDGSGKTTAWEALHDVRPEVTFTHEPTDSWYGEAVRRSESEDRADPLAELFLFTADHADHLSRVVRPALADGGVVISDRFTDSRYAYQGASLADTDVQRPLEYVRGVHQAFTREPDATLYFDLDPETAAARAGATNKFERAEFLESVRENYERLIDSEPERFVRIDASRSPERVLDSVERVVGDLLAER; this comes from the coding sequence ATGCTCATCACGCTCGAGGGGCTCGACGGGAGCGGCAAGACGACCGCGTGGGAGGCGCTCCACGACGTTCGCCCCGAGGTGACGTTCACGCACGAGCCGACCGACTCGTGGTACGGGGAGGCCGTCCGCCGCTCCGAGAGCGAGGACCGGGCCGACCCGCTCGCGGAACTGTTCCTCTTTACGGCCGATCACGCGGACCACCTCTCGCGGGTCGTGCGGCCCGCACTCGCCGACGGCGGCGTCGTGATCTCGGATCGCTTCACCGACTCCCGATACGCCTACCAGGGCGCGAGCCTCGCCGACACCGACGTCCAGCGCCCGCTGGAGTACGTCCGCGGCGTCCATCAGGCGTTTACCCGCGAGCCGGACGCGACGCTGTACTTCGATCTCGACCCCGAGACCGCCGCCGCCCGCGCCGGGGCGACGAACAAGTTCGAGCGCGCCGAGTTCCTCGAGAGCGTCCGGGAGAACTACGAGCGGCTCATCGACTCCGAGCCGGAGCGGTTCGTCCGCATCGACGCCTCACGCTCGCCGGAACGGGTGCTCGACTCCGTCGAACGCGTCGTCGGCGACCTGCTCGCCGAGCGGTAA
- a CDS encoding GyrI-like domain-containing protein, with protein MDDPAIESKDAFTVVGHQYEGAVEDGEIGELWDALDGWTGEFAALADAEEFFGVCTAFEESSGRVTYLAGVAADADAEVPDGMASVDLPARRYAVFSITLADLRARIDEIHGEWLPGAAYDRAEGPEFERYGEGYDGEPDTEFEYLVPVAPTD; from the coding sequence ATGGACGACCCAGCGATCGAGTCGAAGGACGCGTTCACCGTCGTCGGACACCAGTACGAGGGAGCCGTCGAGGACGGCGAGATCGGGGAGCTCTGGGACGCGCTCGACGGGTGGACCGGCGAGTTCGCGGCGCTGGCCGACGCGGAGGAGTTCTTCGGCGTCTGTACCGCGTTCGAGGAGTCGTCGGGGAGGGTGACGTATCTGGCCGGCGTGGCCGCCGATGCCGACGCCGAGGTCCCCGACGGGATGGCGTCGGTGGACCTGCCGGCGCGCCGGTACGCCGTGTTTTCGATCACCCTCGCCGACCTCCGGGCACGGATCGACGAGATCCACGGGGAGTGGCTGCCCGGCGCGGCGTACGACCGGGCGGAGGGGCCGGAGTTCGAGCGATACGGCGAGGGGTACGACGGCGAGCCCGACACCGAATTCGAGTACTTGGTGCCGGTCGCACCGACGGACTGA
- a CDS encoding response regulator yields the protein MTGSIRVLYVDGDGDAAETASESLERESGECSVRTRATAADALAAALERPPDCLVTDAELPDCDGLSLLERVRREVGDVPGILFTDDAPEAVVRTALGAEGTDFVSRSGPAAMPALADRIEGLGETRRTMAGLQQREAHARALTEAASDVIVTIDEGSEITSVNRAGPSRTCSATSRRSWSEASSPD from the coding sequence ATGACAGGTTCGATCCGGGTGCTCTACGTCGACGGCGATGGGGACGCGGCCGAGACGGCGTCCGAGTCTCTCGAACGCGAGTCCGGGGAGTGTTCCGTCCGGACGCGGGCAACGGCCGCGGACGCGCTCGCCGCCGCCCTCGAGCGGCCGCCCGACTGTCTCGTCACGGACGCCGAACTGCCCGACTGCGACGGGCTGTCGTTGCTCGAACGGGTTCGGCGCGAGGTCGGCGACGTGCCGGGCATCCTCTTCACGGACGATGCCCCCGAGGCCGTCGTCCGGACGGCGCTCGGGGCGGAGGGAACGGATTTCGTCTCGCGGTCCGGGCCCGCGGCGATGCCAGCCCTGGCGGACCGGATCGAGGGGCTGGGGGAAACTCGGCGGACGATGGCGGGGTTACAGCAACGGGAGGCACACGCTCGGGCGCTGACCGAGGCCGCCTCGGACGTGATCGTCACGATCGACGAGGGGAGCGAGATCACGTCCGTCAACCGGGCCGGGCCGTCGAGGACGTGTTCGGCTACGAGCCGGCGGAGCTGGTCGGAAGCCAGCTCACCCGACTGA
- a CDS encoding redox-regulated ATPase YchF, whose product MSYKVGLVGKPSVGKSSFFNAATMNDVPEGAYPFTTIDPSVGEAYVGIDCAAPEFDEECEPNHGFCTGDTRFVPVKLVDVAGLIPGAHEGKGLGNQFLTDLNEADVLVHVVDFSGTTDIEGEPTEGHDPREDVDFLADELDQWYLGILEKGIEKYGSMYEGPNPGDEIKLEEVLAEQLSAFRTNKDEIKQVVLSLGLELDPEGWDDDDRFELARELRTRTKPMIVAANKMDTPEARANYEAITADPEYDHLTVIPTSAHAERSLKNAAESGVVEYTQGESEFDVVGDVSEEQAAGLEAIREFVTEFGGTGVQAAIETALFEELDAKAVFPGTANGDWSKGPFRDCFILPGHATAEEFAYHLHSDIGDGFLHGIDCRSRRQVGADAELDHRAVLEVVTTG is encoded by the coding sequence ATGAGCTACAAGGTCGGCCTCGTGGGGAAGCCCTCGGTGGGGAAATCCAGCTTCTTCAACGCGGCCACGATGAACGACGTGCCCGAGGGGGCCTACCCGTTCACGACCATCGACCCGAGCGTGGGGGAAGCGTACGTCGGCATCGACTGTGCGGCCCCGGAGTTCGACGAGGAGTGCGAGCCGAACCACGGCTTCTGTACCGGCGACACGCGGTTCGTGCCCGTCAAACTCGTCGACGTCGCCGGGCTCATCCCCGGCGCACACGAGGGGAAGGGGCTGGGCAACCAGTTCCTCACCGACCTGAACGAGGCGGACGTGCTCGTCCACGTCGTCGACTTCTCGGGCACGACGGACATCGAGGGCGAGCCGACCGAGGGCCACGACCCGCGCGAAGACGTCGACTTCCTCGCGGACGAACTCGACCAGTGGTACCTGGGAATCCTGGAGAAGGGTATCGAGAAGTACGGCTCCATGTACGAGGGGCCGAACCCGGGGGACGAGATCAAACTCGAGGAGGTGCTCGCGGAGCAGTTGAGCGCGTTCAGGACGAACAAGGACGAGATCAAGCAGGTCGTGCTCTCGCTCGGTCTCGAACTCGACCCCGAAGGCTGGGACGACGACGACCGGTTCGAGCTCGCGCGGGAGCTGCGAACGCGGACGAAACCGATGATCGTCGCGGCGAACAAGATGGACACGCCCGAGGCGCGGGCGAACTACGAGGCGATCACCGCCGACCCCGAGTACGACCACCTCACGGTGATTCCGACCAGCGCCCACGCCGAGCGGTCGCTGAAGAACGCGGCCGAGTCCGGCGTCGTGGAGTACACCCAGGGAGAAAGCGAGTTCGACGTCGTCGGCGACGTCTCCGAGGAGCAGGCCGCCGGCCTGGAGGCCATCCGCGAGTTCGTGACCGAGTTCGGCGGCACGGGCGTCCAGGCGGCCATCGAGACCGCGCTGTTCGAGGAGCTCGACGCGAAGGCCGTCTTCCCGGGCACCGCGAACGGCGACTGGTCGAAGGGACCGTTCCGCGACTGCTTCATCCTTCCCGGCCACGCGACCGCCGAGGAGTTCGCGTACCACCTCCACTCGGACATCGGGGACGGCTTCCTCCACGGCATCGACTGCCGGAGCCGGCGGCAGGTCGGCGCGGACGCGGAGCTCGATCACCGTGCCGTCCTCGAGGTCGTGACGACCGGGTGA
- a CDS encoding DUF6610 family protein — protein sequence MDLREAQRLQYCCSTGRVPFAVEAFEAGFLPGNREDSSYQLTEEHTNVDLPSGFMDNDYEDPDLDRLLEKFHEREPRVAVIGDAYTREEAEKYQDTIDDLADEYPYRRFIVAPKCEAAFEVLDAETTTLGYANGKSSVQAEDLGPVKFRGWNVHILGGNPIDAYEAMQSLTQPTLDGREPANIVGYDWNGPLRMAYWEYWTPDGWQDNGHLTPRETARRSYQEIKQYLQEKDVWPETEPRELYGEAVEEPDFDIFMDKGGDPIPSREALETSYVREYEEKGTLAFESESQMKFIEYREGLTPVG from the coding sequence ATCGATTTACGAGAAGCTCAACGACTCCAATATTGCTGTAGTACGGGTCGCGTCCCATTTGCTGTAGAAGCGTTCGAGGCTGGGTTTCTTCCGGGAAATCGTGAGGACAGCAGTTACCAGCTTACGGAGGAGCATACGAACGTCGACCTGCCCTCTGGATTCATGGATAATGATTACGAGGACCCGGATCTGGACAGGTTGCTTGAGAAGTTCCATGAACGGGAGCCACGAGTCGCGGTGATCGGAGACGCCTACACCAGGGAAGAGGCGGAGAAGTACCAAGATACCATCGACGACCTCGCTGACGAGTACCCGTACCGGCGTTTCATCGTTGCGCCAAAGTGCGAGGCAGCTTTCGAGGTCCTGGATGCCGAGACTACGACTCTGGGTTATGCGAACGGGAAGAGTTCGGTGCAGGCAGAAGACTTGGGGCCAGTGAAGTTCCGTGGATGGAACGTACATATCCTGGGCGGCAATCCTATCGACGCTTATGAGGCTATGCAGTCATTGACTCAGCCAACTCTGGACGGTCGAGAGCCGGCGAACATCGTTGGATATGACTGGAATGGGCCGCTGCGGATGGCCTACTGGGAGTATTGGACGCCAGATGGTTGGCAGGACAACGGGCACTTGACACCTCGGGAAACAGCCCGTAGATCGTACCAGGAAATCAAGCAGTACCTGCAGGAGAAAGATGTGTGGCCGGAGACTGAGCCTCGGGAACTGTACGGTGAGGCTGTAGAGGAACCGGACTTTGACATCTTCATGGACAAGGGTGGAGACCCGATTCCGTCGCGTGAAGCCTTGGAGACTTCGTACGTCCGTGAGTACGAGGAGAAAGGCACGCTGGCGTTTGAGTCAGAGTCGCAGATGAAGTTTATCGAGTACCGGGAAGGCTTGACACCGGTCGGCTGA
- a CDS encoding metallophosphoesterase family protein: MELGLISDVHANLPALEAVFEDMPESVDEVACLGDVVGYNPYPVECVDQVQEECSYVLQGNHDREIRNPSYGSNQQAVKGLQLAEDRMEEEDIEYLLELPETQELADGDILAAHSHPENTDEYVFPSGFSDIERYLDSYDAVVLGHTHLQAVEQFEEGVVLNPGSVGQPRDEATAAYAVLDTESWETELGRTSYDIWRVVEEIEKTGLPPGTGDRLLPESRGQSQGRGGGNPWSTGGRRR; encoded by the coding sequence ATGGAACTGGGCCTGATCTCGGACGTTCACGCGAACCTGCCGGCGTTGGAAGCAGTATTCGAGGATATGCCGGAGAGTGTAGACGAAGTCGCTTGTCTCGGTGACGTCGTCGGATACAATCCCTACCCTGTGGAGTGCGTGGACCAGGTCCAGGAAGAATGTAGCTACGTGCTGCAGGGGAACCATGACCGAGAGATCAGGAACCCAAGTTACGGCAGTAATCAGCAAGCGGTGAAAGGTTTGCAGCTGGCCGAGGATAGGATGGAAGAAGAGGATATCGAGTATCTATTGGAGTTGCCGGAGACGCAAGAACTCGCGGACGGGGATATCTTGGCGGCTCACAGCCACCCAGAGAACACTGACGAGTACGTGTTCCCCAGCGGTTTCTCCGATATCGAGAGATATCTGGACAGCTACGATGCTGTGGTCCTTGGGCATACCCATCTACAAGCCGTGGAACAGTTCGAGGAAGGCGTGGTCTTGAATCCGGGTAGTGTCGGGCAGCCACGGGACGAGGCCACGGCGGCCTACGCTGTATTGGATACTGAGTCGTGGGAGACTGAGCTTGGCCGGACGAGTTACGATATCTGGAGGGTAGTCGAGGAGATCGAGAAGACTGGTTTGCCGCCGGGGACTGGTGACAGGCTTCTTCCTGAGAGCCGTGGACAGTCCCAGGGCCGAGGCGGCGGTAATCCTTGGAGTACTGGTGGACGTCGACGCTGA
- a CDS encoding DUF7385 family protein: MDRLDLSDGFDVHDYRAKLKLRRQDAGSMTLDNRDGLACPACDRPFERLFVTDDDEVTFEGAPGGPICLARTAERLLVLTH, from the coding sequence ATGGACCGGCTCGACCTCTCGGACGGCTTCGACGTCCACGACTACCGCGCGAAGCTGAAACTGCGGCGGCAGGACGCCGGGTCGATGACGCTCGACAACCGGGACGGGCTGGCGTGTCCCGCCTGCGACCGGCCGTTCGAGCGCCTGTTCGTCACCGACGACGACGAGGTGACGTTCGAGGGCGCGCCGGGCGGGCCCATCTGTCTCGCGCGGACGGCCGAGCGGCTGCTCGTGTTGACGCACTGA
- a CDS encoding beta-ribofuranosylaminobenzene 5'-phosphate synthase family protein, with product MAPDEGVDVETGARLHFGFGNLSLAGERLYGAAGVALDEPGVRLTARPADAVRCEHPVARRCAARVCDLLDLPGVDVDVAETLPRHMGLGSGTQLSLAVLSAVAGVYGRDARVRERSPALGRGGRSGVGVAAFESGGFVLDAGHPTERFTTDRPDDGDWTVPAVAARHAVPDDWRFLLVVPEADPGRADGREDDSMRAVIENADPDVADRVAGVVQRRLLPALAEGSAERFGSAVGEIGRLNGAWFADEQGGVYRPPVGDVVAALRDATAVFGAGQSSWGPTVYGVTDAEHAEPAREAGHRALDAAGVGGDVSVVRARNEGAAVSTGDAR from the coding sequence ATGGCACCGGACGAGGGCGTCGACGTCGAGACGGGTGCCCGCCTCCACTTCGGGTTCGGCAACCTCAGCCTCGCCGGCGAGCGGCTGTACGGCGCGGCCGGGGTCGCGCTCGACGAGCCGGGCGTCCGCCTCACCGCGCGGCCCGCCGACGCGGTCCGCTGTGAGCACCCGGTCGCCCGCCGGTGTGCCGCCCGGGTCTGTGACCTCCTCGACCTGCCCGGCGTCGACGTCGACGTCGCGGAGACGCTCCCGCGCCACATGGGCCTCGGGAGCGGGACGCAGCTCTCGCTCGCGGTCCTGTCGGCCGTCGCCGGGGTGTACGGCCGCGACGCGAGGGTCCGCGAGCGTTCCCCGGCGCTGGGCCGCGGTGGCCGCTCGGGCGTCGGCGTCGCCGCCTTCGAGTCCGGCGGGTTCGTCCTCGACGCCGGCCACCCGACCGAGCGGTTCACCACCGACCGTCCCGACGACGGGGACTGGACCGTTCCGGCGGTCGCCGCGCGCCACGCGGTCCCCGACGACTGGCGTTTCCTGCTCGTGGTTCCCGAGGCCGACCCGGGCCGGGCGGACGGCAGGGAGGACGACTCGATGCGGGCCGTGATCGAGAACGCCGACCCCGACGTGGCCGATCGCGTCGCCGGCGTCGTGCAGCGGCGGCTGCTCCCCGCGCTCGCGGAGGGCTCGGCCGAGCGGTTCGGAAGCGCGGTCGGCGAAATCGGCCGGCTCAACGGCGCGTGGTTCGCGGACGAGCAGGGCGGCGTCTACCGCCCGCCGGTCGGCGACGTGGTCGCGGCGCTCCGCGACGCCACCGCCGTCTTCGGGGCCGGCCAGTCCTCGTGGGGCCCGACCGTCTACGGCGTCACCGACGCCGAGCACGCGGAGCCGGCCCGCGAGGCCGGCCACCGCGCGCTGGACGCCGCCGGCGTCGGCGGCGACGTGTCGGTCGTCCGCGCGCGGAACGAGGGAGCCGCGGTTTCGACCGGCGACGCCCGCTGA
- the msrB gene encoding peptide-methionine (R)-S-oxide reductase MsrB — MSEQEPKPDLPNTDKEWRERLTDAEYKILRERGTEARFSGEHVDRDDEGVYTCAACGTVLFDSSTKYDAGCGWPSFYAAEDSAVTFEEDDRHGMTRVEVSCGTCDGHLGHVFEDGPEPTGERFCINSVALDFEPDGSEE, encoded by the coding sequence ATGAGCGAACAGGAGCCGAAACCCGACCTCCCGAACACCGACAAGGAGTGGCGAGAGCGACTGACCGACGCGGAGTACAAGATCCTCCGCGAGCGCGGGACCGAGGCGCGCTTCTCCGGCGAGCACGTCGACCGCGACGACGAGGGCGTCTACACCTGTGCGGCCTGCGGGACGGTGCTGTTCGACTCGTCCACCAAGTACGACGCCGGCTGTGGCTGGCCGAGCTTCTACGCGGCCGAGGACTCGGCGGTGACGTTCGAGGAGGACGACCGCCACGGGATGACCCGCGTCGAGGTCAGCTGTGGCACCTGCGACGGCCACCTCGGGCACGTGTTCGAGGACGGTCCGGAGCCGACCGGCGAGCGCTTCTGCATCAACTCGGTCGCGCTGGACTTCGAACCGGACGGGAGCGAGGAGTAG